A genomic segment from Aegilops tauschii subsp. strangulata cultivar AL8/78 chromosome 1, Aet v6.0, whole genome shotgun sequence encodes:
- the LOC109767806 gene encoding probable membrane-associated kinase regulator 1 encodes MGRARAKDAGYGGVKSFPSPASSSASSSEFEFTVTQSPGSKQRSAAQLCPADDLFYKGQLLPLHLSPRISMVRTLLLASASTSSASASDSTSTSNSSRDSNGSTSSSFSTDCAALLLPDSAPSSSRPSSAADDDRHPNLLQGTASYAGLPPAKRTGKQYLSSFATRFSSVFLHRGAAPAAKKPSNKSLAKEVIKKYAKKVKPLYEKLSQIPKNQNNQPQPQPPAQQQQCFKKPFSFSIRKKRGDEDNAAASAAAAEAEASTGKYAHSNSFSGNLRFPRQKRCAASCPSSMRSSPNHSGMLSFGGAGGVGFPDVPAAAAAAMTSSIGMRPVSLSAASSSSMEELQSAIEGAIAHCKNTMGGVVSLCPRKVPASAAAGEITAF; translated from the coding sequence ATGGGCCGTGCGAGGGCCAAGGACGCCGGCTACGGGGGCGTCAAGTCGTTCCCGTCGCCGGCCTCGTCCTCGGCGTCGTCGTCCGAGTTCGAGTTCACGGTGACGCAGTCGCCGGGGTCCAAGCAGCGGTCGGCGGCGCAGCTGTGCCCCGCCGACGACCTGTTCTACAAGGGCCAGCTGCTGCCGCTGCACCTGTCGCCGCGCATCTCCATGGTGCGCACGCTGCTGCTCGCGTCGgcctccacctcctccgcctccgcctccgactccacctccacctccaacTCCTCCCGCGACTCCAACGGcagcacctcctcctccttctccaccGACTGCGCGGCGCTCCTGCTCCCGGACTCCGCCCCCTCATCCTCCCGCCCCAGCTCCGCCGCCGACGACGACCGCCACCCCAACCTGCTCCAGGGAACCGCCTCCTACGCCGGGCTCCCGCCGGCCAAGCGCACCGGCAAGCAGTACCTCTCGTCCTTCGCCACTCGCTTCTCCTCCGTCTTCCTCCACCGCGGCGCCGCGCCGGCCGCCAAGAAGCCGTCCAACAAGTCGCTCGCCAAGGAGGTGATCAAGAAGTACGCCAAGAAGGTGAAGCCTCTGTACGAGAAGCTGTCCCAGATCCCCAAGAACCAGAACAACCAGCCTCAGCCGCAGCCTCCGGCGCAGCAGCAGCAGTGTTTCAAGAAGCCGTTCAGTTTCTCGATCCGGAAGAAGCGGGGCGACGAAGACAACGCCGCCGcgtccgcggcggcggcggaggcggaggcgagcACCGGCAAGTACGCGCACTCAAACTCGTTCTCCGGCAACCTCCGGTTCCCGCGTCAGAAGCGGTGCGCGGCGAGCTGCCCGTCGTCGATGCGGTCGTCGCCGAACCACTCCGGGATGCTCTCCTTCGGCGGAGCAGGCGGAGTCGGCTTCCCCGACGTGCCGGCCGCAGCAGCGGCGGCCATGACAAGCAGCATTGGCATGCGGCCCGTGTCGCTGTCGGCGGCGTCGTCGTCTTCGATGGAGGAGCTCCAGAGCGCCATCGAGGGCGCCATCGCGCACTGCAAGAACACAATGGGCGGCGTCGTGTCCCTgtgcccgcgcaaggtgccggcgtcggcggcggccggcgagaTCACCGCGTTCTGA